From one Caldithrix abyssi DSM 13497 genomic stretch:
- the pfp gene encoding diphosphate--fructose-6-phosphate 1-phosphotransferase, with amino-acid sequence MSLFPKRTAILVGGGPAPGINSVIGAATIRAILSGSEVIGIQDGFKWIMRGDISHVIPLTIESVSRIHFRGGSHIGISRDNPTKDEKFLENTVSSLLRLNVDKLITIGGDDTAYSAFRVEQVANGRVRVAHVPKTIDNDLDLPGTISTFGFQTARHLGVEIVKNIMTDAKTTSRWYFVVTMGRKAGHLALGIGKACGATLTLIPEEFGNKKIKLKRIVDILVGAIIKRMSYGRQDGVAILAEGLLEKLDPNDFELLMNVEKDAHDNIRLAEISFGEILKRRVQDRLAEFGLKTTIVAKNIGYELRCADPIPFDMEYCRDLGFMAAKFLFDGGSGALISIQDGRFVPMMLKKKIDPKTKRMKIRMVDVKSEYYHVAYRYMIRLKAEDFDDPHELAKYAATAGVGLDEFRKQFEYLVDDSEVEHIGDDGIAHEKVEAAPAKKATKGH; translated from the coding sequence ATGTCATTATTTCCCAAAAGGACAGCGATTTTAGTGGGCGGCGGTCCTGCCCCCGGAATCAATAGCGTAATTGGGGCGGCGACAATACGAGCCATTCTTTCCGGTTCAGAAGTGATTGGCATCCAGGATGGATTTAAATGGATCATGCGCGGCGATATTTCTCATGTGATTCCACTGACCATTGAATCGGTGAGCCGCATTCATTTTAGAGGCGGTTCGCACATTGGTATTTCGCGGGATAATCCCACAAAAGACGAAAAATTTCTGGAAAATACGGTTTCTTCTTTACTCCGCTTGAATGTTGACAAGTTGATCACCATTGGCGGCGACGACACGGCCTATTCTGCTTTTAGAGTTGAGCAGGTGGCCAATGGACGCGTGCGCGTGGCGCATGTGCCTAAAACCATCGATAACGATCTCGATTTACCCGGCACGATCAGCACTTTTGGTTTCCAGACGGCGCGCCATCTGGGTGTGGAAATTGTTAAAAACATTATGACGGACGCCAAAACAACCTCTCGCTGGTATTTTGTGGTAACCATGGGCCGAAAAGCGGGGCACCTGGCTCTGGGCATCGGAAAGGCCTGCGGCGCCACGCTTACGCTCATTCCCGAGGAGTTCGGAAATAAAAAAATAAAGCTGAAAAGGATTGTGGATATTCTGGTGGGGGCCATCATTAAACGCATGAGTTACGGCCGGCAGGATGGCGTGGCCATTTTAGCGGAAGGGCTGCTGGAAAAACTTGATCCCAACGACTTTGAGCTGTTGATGAACGTGGAAAAAGATGCGCATGACAACATTCGGCTGGCAGAAATTAGTTTCGGTGAAATTTTAAAGCGCCGCGTACAGGATCGCCTGGCAGAGTTTGGGCTCAAAACCACCATTGTGGCTAAAAATATCGGCTATGAGTTGCGCTGCGCCGATCCCATTCCATTTGATATGGAATACTGCCGGGACCTGGGATTTATGGCGGCCAAATTCTTGTTTGACGGCGGCTCCGGAGCGCTAATTTCCATTCAGGACGGCCGTTTTGTGCCCATGATGTTAAAGAAGAAGATCGATCCTAAAACCAAGCGGATGAAAATTCGGATGGTGGATGTAAAATCCGAATATTATCATGTGGCCTACCGTTATATGATTCGCTTAAAGGCCGAAGATTTTGACGATCCGCATGAACTGGCCAAATACGCGGCCACGGCCGGTGTGGGGCTGGACGAGTTCAGAAAGCAGTTTGAATATCTGGTGGATGATAGCGAGGTGGAACACATTGGCGACGACGGCATTGCGCACGAAAAGGTAGAAGCCGCTCCGGCAAAAAAAGCAACCAAAGGCCATTAA